One segment of Erigeron canadensis isolate Cc75 chromosome 2, C_canadensis_v1, whole genome shotgun sequence DNA contains the following:
- the LOC122588853 gene encoding triacylglycerol lipase OBL1-like has protein sequence MDTDQLLTTTSTKTTCDKSFCEDYMLLSPKDVGFLGLTKLLFSKNIEKRAFIDCPDGTVEESFSRRFVISVSLVAQMVLHLVDKPLGWIGSVVEFMPNFTDVNGGFFKLLLNLVTGKLKLPNSESSEFLSAIGLWDIRRDLDSKIKHDDPRYTSALAIMAAKSAYENEAYIRETVEKHWKMEFLEFFSCWNDYEEDFTTQGFMWSDKTGDTELIGVSFRGTSPFNAKDWSSDVDLSWYHLPGIGQVHAGFLKALGLQKSHGWPHDIQTDEQKTYAYYLIRQKLKDRLEANPNAKFLVTGHSLGAALAIVFPAVLAYHKETDLLSKLEGVYTFGQPRVGDRKFGEYMTQVLVTHRLRYHRFVYCNDLVPRVPFDNSDIFFKHFGNCHYFNSFYKGQVLPEEPNKNYFSIFALIPMFGNAVWELIRSFIMYYQNGADYRETFTCRGWRVIGLLIAGVPAHGPQDYVNLTRLGTPELFKSWSLDQSTNNGVVAPTVDNMKSD, from the exons ATGGATACCGATCAACTACTGACCACTACTTCTACTAAAACAACATGTGACAAGTCATTTTGTGAGGACTATATGCTACTAAGTCCTAAAGATGTGGGATTTTTGGGTCTTACAAAGCTTTTGTTCTCCAAAAATATTGAAAAGCGAGCGTTCATCGACTGTCCCGATGGAACAGTCGAAGAAAGCTTTTCAAGACGGTTCGTCATCTCCGTATCCCTTGTTGCGCAAATGGTTCTTCATTTAGTGGACAAACCATTGGGTTGGATTGGCTCGGTCGTTGAGTTCATGCCCAACTTTACGGATGTTAATGGAGGATTTTTCAAGCTTCTTTTGAATCTCGTTACAG GAAAACTGAAGTTACCTAATAGCGAATCATCGGAATTCTTGTCTGCGATTGGGCTATGGGACATACGAAGGGATTTAGACAGTAAAATCAAGCATGATGATCCCAGATATACAAGCGCACTCGCCATTATGGCTGCTAAATCTGCCTATGAAAATGAAGCCTATATCAGAGAAACCGTCGAAAAACATTGGAAG ATGGAGTTCTTGGAGTTCTTCAGTTGTTGGAACG ATTACGAAGAGGATTTTACGACCCAAGGGTTCATGTGGAGCGACAAGACAGGAGATACCGAGCTTATAGGTGTTTCTTTCAGAGGCACGTCACCTTTTAACGCAAAGGACTGGTCTTCGGATGTTGATCTTTCATGGTATCACCTACCTGGTATAGGCCAGGTTCATGCCGGTTTCTTGAAAGCCCTCGGGTTACAAAAGAGTCACGGTTGGCCTCACGACATCCAAACAGACGAACAAAAAACATATGCGTATTATCTCATCAGACAAAAGCTTAAAGACCGCCTCGAAGCAAACCCAAATGCTAAGTTCTTGGTAACAGGACATAGTTTAGGAGCGGCGTTAGCCATTGTATTTCCGGCGGTGTTGGCGTACCATAAAGAGACCGATTTGctatcaaaacttgaaggggttTATACGTTTGGACAACCTAGAGTTGGTGATCGTAAATTCGGCGAATACATGACACAAGTTTTGGTAACTCATCGGTTGAGATACCATAGGTTTGTTTATTGCAATGATTTGGTGCCAAGAGTTCCCTTTGATAATTCtgatattttcttcaaacattTTGGCAATTGTCATTATTTCAATAGCTTCTACAAGGGCCAg GTGCTTCCTGAAGAACCAAACAAGAACTACTTTTCGATATTTGCTTTAATACCGATGTTTGGAAATGCGGTTTGGGAGTTAATAAGGAGCTTCATTATGTACTATCAAAATGGAGCTGATTACCGTGAGACGTTTACTTGTCGGGGTTGGAGAGTGATCGGGCTTCTGATCGCTGGAGTGCCGGCTCATGGTCCGCAAGACTACGTTAATCTTACTAGGCTTGGCACTCCTGAACTTTTTAAGAGTTGGTCATTGGATCAATCAACTAATAATGGTGTGGTTGCACCAACTGTGGATAACATGAAATCTGATTAA